In one window of Trachemys scripta elegans isolate TJP31775 chromosome 5, CAS_Tse_1.0, whole genome shotgun sequence DNA:
- the CFI gene encoding complement factor I gives MKILLVLLVFSCFFFCGLQHRASEGEELSQSNQQETFLIKECLNNKYTHNACKKVFCHPWQRCVGGSCICKLPYQCPRNVTWVCSTNGRTFQNYCQLKAYECQHPHEKFLSKAKCTPSEKFEVSLDYADSESEGLIQVKLVNHTEKLFICNNEWSMNEANVVCRHLGFKTGAEHHKKTFEVPESALTSSQCLHTTCRGLETSLAECTLIERSNINSNEDFASVVCHKEYRECLSTEFRCVNNKCIPLHETCNGINDCGDLSDEMCCKECKGNSFHCNSDVCIPTNYLCNRELDCLAGEDESQARCRGEQKPKPKVQGHSHSKASIQEQIEDTSTSSMNGEQHVQNSNIDEERKTLKTLLPQLKCGVTNHPVTRRKRIIGGNTATKGEFPWQVAIREGSGTVNCGGIYIGGCWILTAAHCVRKSRVNQYRIWTGILDTIVYNQEIDTFRLNQVIIHENYNASNYLNDIALLEMKSNDKGKPCTLAYSIPACVPWSEYLFRSGHQCKVSGWGLADGYTKQFVLRWGNINLFPNCSDIYKERFFDEMECAGTFDGSIDSCKGDSGGPLVCMDSNNRAYVWGIVSWGENCGVQGFPGVYTKVAKYFDWISRHVGRSVISLYNV, from the exons CACAGAGCCTCTGAAGGTGAAGAGCTATCTCAGTCAAATCAGCAAGAGACATTCCTGATAAAAGAATGCTTAAACAATAAGTACACACATAACGCTTGTAAGAAAGTTTTCTGTCACCCATGGCAGAGATGTGTTGGAGGAAGTTGTATTTGCAAGCTTCCCTACCAATGCCCAAGGAATGTCACCTGGGTTTGTTCTACCAATGGAAGGACATTCCAAAATTATTGTCAGCTAAAGGCCTATGAATGCCAGCACCCACACGAGAAGTTTCTGAGTAAAGCAAAGTGCACGCCTTCAG aaaaatttgAAGTTTCTTTGGACTATGCAGATTCAGAATCAGAGGGTCTTATTCAAGTAAAGCTTGTGAATCATACTGAGAAGTTATTTATATGTAACAATGAGTGGAGTATGAATGAAGCAAATGTTGTCTGCAGACATCTTGGTTTTAAAAC AGGAGCTGAACATCACAAAAAGACATTCGAAGTCCCAGAATCTGCCTTAACTTCATCTCAATGTCTTCATACTACTTGCAGAGGGCTAGAGACTAGCCTGGCGGAATGTACTTTAATCGAGAGATCAAATATTAATAGTAACGAGGATTTTGCTAGTGTTGTGTGCCATAAAGAATATAGAG AATGTTTATCAACTGAATTCCGTTGTGTCAACAATAAATGCATTCCTTTACATGAAACCTGTAATGGAATCAATGACTGCGGAGACCTAAGTGATGAAATGTGTTGTAAAG AATGCAAAGGCAACAGTTTCCATTGTAACTCCGATGTGTGTATCCCAACTAATTACCTCTGTAACAGGGAACTGGACTGCCTTGCAGGAGAGGATGAATCTCAAGCTCGCTGTCGAG GTGAGCAAAAGCCAAAGCCAAAAGTTCAAG GACATTCACATTCAAAGGCTAGCATTCAAG AACAAATAGAAGACACCTCAACTTCCAGTATGAATGGAG AACAACATGTCCAAAATTCTAATATAGATGAAG aaaggaaaacattaaAGACCTTGTTGCCTCAGTTAAAGTGTGGTGTTACAAACCACCCAGTAACTCGACGGAAGCGAATCATAGGAGGAAACACTGCTACAAAG ggtGAATTCCCTTGGCAAGTGGCAATTAGAGAGGGTAGTGGTACAGTGAACTGTGGAGGAATTTATATCGGTGGCTGTTGGATTCTGACTGCTGCACATTGTGTCAG AAAAAGTCGAGTTAATCAGTATCGGATATGGACTGGAATATTAGATACAATCGTCTATAATCAAGAGATAGATACTTTTAGATTAAACCAAGTGATAATCCATGAAAACTATAATGCCTCAAACTATCTGAATGACATTGCTTTGTTGGAGATGAAAAGTAATGACAAAGGAAAACCATGCACACTAGCATACAGCATACCTGCCTGTGTTCCCTGGTCAGAATATCTGTTCAGATCTGGACATCAATGCAAAGTTTCCGGCTGGGGACTAGCAGAcg gtTATACCAAACAATTTGTTCTTCGATGGGGCAACATTAATTTATTTCCAAACTGTTCAGATATCTATAAAGAGCGCTTTTTTGACGAAATGGAATGTGCAG GTACCTTTGATGGTTCCATAGATTCCTGTAAAGGTGATTCAGGAGGACCCTTGGTCTGTATGGATTCAAATAATAGGGCATATGTGTGGGGTATTGTGAGTTGGGGTGAAAACTGTGGAGTTCAAGGATTCCCTGGAGTTTACACAAAAGTAGCTAAATACTTTGATTGGATTAGCCGTCATGTGGGAAGGTCCGTTATTTCTCTATATAATGTGTGA